A window of the Streptomyces sp. NBC_00250 genome harbors these coding sequences:
- a CDS encoding serine hydrolase domain-containing protein — MRRSSSLPLCLSLALAAAMTFGVAAPVLAAGGDSGHGPGPGPAAADLDRAALREAITVRPEDGTAGVLAEVHRGGEAWRGTSGDVVTGKRLSRDAHFRIGSISKPMEAVILLQLSAEGRVDLDRSVQDYLPGLLPENLFKEPVGVRQLLDHTSGLPQEFEGAPASSSPDADIERRLDYVTFDEVIRQTLRPEGRQAPGPHFSPGTRQEYNSFGYRVAGKLIEEITGRSFQHEVTARILEPLKMRETRATVPGRSTPVPRPYLPGYQPGSDGELVDVNVQGGLPASMTSTTGDLDRFIRGMFDGRLLRPAQAAELFAIPTGPDGKPLPYADTSNCNTGPAKGTACFSVGLMYTPLPDGSILWGKTGSDMGYRSGVFATRDLNLRAVYATGTSLPSGNGGPAVAQRLVGALFAR; from the coding sequence ATGCGCCGTTCCTCGTCCCTGCCGCTCTGTCTGTCGCTTGCCCTCGCCGCCGCGATGACCTTCGGCGTCGCCGCTCCCGTGCTCGCCGCCGGCGGGGACAGCGGGCACGGCCCCGGTCCCGGCCCTGCCGCCGCCGACCTGGACCGCGCTGCCCTCCGCGAGGCGATCACCGTGCGCCCCGAGGACGGGACCGCAGGTGTCCTGGCGGAGGTGCACAGGGGCGGAGAGGCCTGGCGGGGGACGTCGGGAGACGTCGTCACCGGGAAGCGGCTCAGCCGTGACGCCCACTTCCGGATCGGCAGCATCAGCAAGCCCATGGAGGCCGTGATCCTGCTCCAGCTCTCCGCCGAGGGCCGCGTGGACCTGGACCGGAGTGTTCAGGACTATCTGCCGGGGCTGCTGCCGGAGAACCTGTTCAAGGAGCCGGTCGGCGTACGGCAGCTGCTCGACCACACCAGCGGCCTGCCCCAGGAGTTCGAGGGTGCCCCGGCCTCCTCGTCCCCGGACGCGGACATCGAGCGCCGTCTCGACTACGTCACCTTCGACGAGGTGATCCGGCAGACGCTCCGCCCCGAGGGCAGGCAGGCTCCCGGCCCGCACTTCAGCCCCGGCACCCGGCAGGAGTACAACTCCTTCGGCTACCGCGTCGCCGGAAAGCTCATCGAGGAGATCACCGGGCGCTCCTTCCAGCACGAGGTGACGGCCCGCATCCTCGAACCGCTGAAGATGCGCGAGACGCGGGCCACCGTGCCCGGCCGCAGCACGCCCGTGCCCCGTCCCTACCTGCCCGGCTACCAGCCGGGGAGCGACGGCGAGCTGGTGGACGTCAATGTGCAGGGCGGGCTGCCCGCGAGCATGACCTCCACCACGGGCGACCTGGACCGCTTCATCAGAGGCATGTTCGACGGCCGACTGCTGCGGCCGGCCCAGGCCGCGGAGCTGTTCGCGATACCGACGGGCCCCGACGGCAAGCCCCTGCCCTACGCCGACACCTCGAACTGCAACACCGGGCCCGCCAAGGGCACGGCCTGCTTCAGCGTCGGGCTGATGTACACGCCGCTGCCGGACGGCTCGATCCTGTGGGGCAAGACGGGCTCGGACATGGGGTACCGGAGCGGTGTCTTCGCCACCCGCGACCTGAACCTGCGCGCGGTCTACGCGACGGGCACCTCGCTCCCGTCCGGGAACGGCGGCCCGGCCGTCGCCCAGCGTCTCGTCGGCGCCCTGTTCGCACGCTGA
- a CDS encoding calcium-binding protein, whose protein sequence is MTHVQLRPAERRRRPGGRAGVPAVLGMALVLALPGTALAAPGDLDPTFGPDGRVTTPITGYAEGHDIARQADGRLVVVGVSEAGFALARYTTDGALDTTFSGDGTVTSDFGGGGHTANAVAIQPSDGKIVVAGTTEVIAEEGGGCCFFSVARYNTDGSLDTGFGDGGLVRVEEFGGSADGADVAVQPDGRIVAAGKGGGGGFALVRLGTDGSLDPTLGGDGAVVAGFTPTSPQDGGGIARGMALQPDGKIVSVGYVGNTAFDIGVARYNTDGTLDSTFSGDGMVTADFGGTEFGNAVAVQPDGKIVAAGSGGLGFAALRYNANGTPDAGFATGGRTSVNAPGDGGIAYGLALQQNGKIVLAGRADDPNSSEANDFGLARLNPNGSVDTGFGGDGFVVTGFNDFDEARGVLVQPDGKIVAAGYGAGFSFALARYEGGDGTPPPQPRADLSVTKAGTTTVSIGDRATYTVTVSNSAASTATATGVSLSDTLSGAGATLISAVPSQGTCTTTTTGATCALGSLAPGTSAIVTVTAEPRAVGTLTDSVGVSGSPLDPMPSNNTASATTSVNNARACTIIGTSGADTLNGGFGNDVICGLGGNDTIRASYGNDTAHGGFGNDNIDGGFGDDTLNGGAGNDTLTGYYGNDRLTTTDGVLGNDTANGGAGTDTCTTDPGDARISCP, encoded by the coding sequence ATGACCCACGTACAGCTGAGACCGGCGGAACGGCGTCGCAGGCCCGGCGGAAGAGCCGGGGTGCCGGCCGTGCTCGGCATGGCGCTCGTCCTCGCGCTGCCCGGCACCGCGCTCGCGGCCCCGGGCGACCTGGATCCGACGTTCGGTCCCGACGGCCGGGTGACGACCCCGATCACCGGGTACGCCGAAGGCCACGACATCGCACGGCAGGCCGACGGCAGGCTCGTCGTCGTCGGGGTGAGCGAAGCGGGCTTCGCGCTCGCCCGCTACACCACCGACGGCGCCCTCGACACCACCTTCAGCGGGGACGGCACGGTGACCAGCGACTTCGGCGGCGGCGGGCACACCGCCAACGCCGTCGCGATCCAGCCGTCCGACGGGAAGATCGTCGTGGCGGGCACCACCGAGGTGATCGCGGAGGAGGGCGGCGGCTGTTGCTTCTTCTCCGTGGCCCGTTACAACACCGACGGCAGCCTCGACACGGGCTTCGGCGACGGCGGCCTGGTGCGCGTCGAGGAGTTCGGCGGATCCGCGGACGGCGCGGACGTGGCCGTCCAGCCGGACGGCAGGATCGTCGCCGCGGGCAAGGGTGGCGGCGGAGGCTTCGCGCTCGTCCGCCTCGGCACCGACGGCAGCCTCGACCCCACCCTCGGCGGCGACGGAGCGGTCGTCGCGGGCTTCACCCCCACCTCGCCCCAGGACGGCGGCGGCATCGCCCGCGGGATGGCCCTCCAGCCGGACGGCAAGATCGTCTCGGTCGGCTACGTCGGCAACACCGCCTTCGACATCGGCGTGGCCCGCTACAACACCGACGGAACCCTCGACAGCACCTTCAGCGGTGACGGAATGGTGACCGCGGACTTCGGCGGCACCGAGTTCGGCAACGCCGTGGCCGTCCAGCCCGACGGAAAGATCGTCGCCGCCGGTTCCGGCGGACTCGGCTTCGCAGCCCTCCGCTACAACGCCAACGGCACTCCCGACGCAGGCTTCGCCACGGGCGGCCGTACCTCGGTCAACGCCCCCGGCGACGGCGGCATCGCGTACGGTCTGGCGCTCCAGCAGAACGGCAAGATCGTGCTCGCCGGACGCGCGGACGACCCGAACAGTTCCGAGGCCAACGACTTCGGCCTGGCCCGCCTCAACCCCAACGGCTCGGTGGACACCGGCTTCGGCGGCGACGGCTTCGTGGTGACCGGTTTCAACGACTTCGACGAGGCCCGGGGCGTGCTCGTCCAGCCCGACGGAAAGATCGTCGCGGCCGGGTACGGGGCGGGCTTCTCCTTCGCCCTCGCCCGCTACGAGGGCGGTGACGGTACGCCTCCGCCCCAGCCGAGGGCGGATCTGTCGGTGACGAAGGCCGGGACGACCACGGTGAGCATCGGAGACCGGGCGACGTACACGGTGACGGTCTCCAACTCCGCGGCGTCCACGGCCACCGCGACCGGCGTCTCGCTCTCGGACACGCTCTCCGGAGCCGGCGCGACCCTGATCTCGGCCGTGCCCTCGCAAGGCACCTGTACGACGACCACGACGGGTGCCACCTGCGCCCTCGGCTCCTTGGCCCCGGGCACGAGCGCGATCGTCACGGTGACGGCCGAACCCCGGGCCGTCGGCACACTCACCGACTCGGTCGGTGTCAGCGGCTCGCCCCTGGACCCGATGCCCTCCAACAACACCGCCTCCGCGACCACTTCGGTGAACAACGCGCGCGCGTGCACGATCATCGGCACCAGCGGCGCCGACACCCTCAACGGCGGCTTCGGCAACGACGTGATCTGCGGCCTCGGCGGCAACGACACCATCCGCGCGAGCTACGGCAACGACACCGCCCACGGCGGCTTCGGCAACGACAACATCGACGGGGGCTTCGGCGACGACACCCTGAACGGCGGCGCGGGCAACGACACCCTGACCGGCTACTACGGCAACGACCGTCTCACGACCACCGACGGGGTCCTGGGCAACGACACCGCCAACGGCGGTGCCGGTACGGACACCTGCACCACGGACCCGGGTGACGCCCGCATCAGCTGCCCCTGA
- a CDS encoding SGNH/GDSL hydrolase family protein, which translates to MRFTRDDRLLFVGDSVTDTRRDRADPTSLGEGYVRMIAEALPFPATVVNKGLDGNRVHDLEARWDTDVLGLAPSVVTVLIGINDTWRRYDRGLISPVPEFEASLGRVLTLTAKTCAARLFVMTPFLLPVSPEQERWHEDLSPRTEAVLRTAAAHGATVVRTDLALLGAAGVHGAAALAPDGVHPSPLGHRVLADAWLAAAGAGREGGPPRLRGCEHD; encoded by the coding sequence ATGCGGTTCACCCGGGACGACCGGCTGCTCTTCGTCGGCGACTCCGTCACGGACACCCGCCGCGACCGCGCGGATCCCACCTCGCTCGGCGAGGGATATGTACGGATGATCGCCGAGGCGCTGCCCTTCCCCGCGACGGTCGTCAACAAGGGACTCGACGGAAACCGGGTCCACGACCTGGAGGCGCGCTGGGACACCGATGTCCTCGGGCTCGCCCCCTCGGTGGTCACCGTGCTGATCGGCATCAACGACACGTGGCGCCGCTACGACCGCGGCCTGATCAGCCCGGTACCGGAGTTCGAGGCCTCCCTCGGCCGCGTGCTCACCCTCACCGCGAAGACGTGCGCCGCGCGCCTCTTCGTCATGACCCCGTTCCTCCTCCCGGTCTCCCCGGAGCAGGAGAGGTGGCACGAGGACCTCTCGCCCCGCACGGAAGCCGTTCTGCGCACGGCCGCCGCTCACGGTGCGACGGTCGTCCGCACGGACCTGGCGCTGCTCGGCGCCGCCGGGGTGCACGGCGCGGCGGCCCTCGCCCCGGACGGCGTCCACCCGAGCCCGCTCGGTCATCGAGTCCTCGCGGACGCGTGGCTGGCGGCGGCCGGAGCGGGAAGGGAAGGGGGCCCGCCTCGTCTGAGAGGCTGTGAGCATGACTGA
- a CDS encoding hydroxyacid dehydrogenase: MAAATTMLNALLVMEEERRADVYPAHVLEDIGRLTRRHAPALTREALLRDPGVLEGVDVLLTGWGAPVLDAKLLAHAPRLSAVMVASGSVRHLTPPEFWARGIPIVSAARANAVPVAEFGLAQILLGLKQVHRLGREVAVSRRFPHNPVVPGGYGSRVGLLGLGEIGRLVAEHLRHFDVEVLACDPVIDPAAARMLGVRLTGIEDLFAACDVVSVHAPLLPETEGLVGERLMSLLPEGATLINTARGAVLDEPEVIGVLRARPDLTAVLDVTWPEPPDPGSPLFTLPNVLLTPHLAGAMGRERARLGELVRDELRRLVRGEPLRHAVEPAGAATRA, encoded by the coding sequence ATGGCAGCTGCGACGACGATGCTCAACGCCCTACTGGTCATGGAGGAGGAGCGCAGAGCCGATGTCTATCCGGCGCACGTCCTGGAGGACATCGGACGCCTGACACGCCGGCACGCTCCCGCGCTCACCCGGGAGGCCCTCCTCAGGGACCCCGGTGTACTGGAAGGGGTCGACGTGCTGCTCACCGGCTGGGGAGCGCCTGTGCTCGACGCGAAGCTGCTCGCCCACGCGCCTAGGCTGAGCGCGGTGATGGTGGCGTCCGGTTCGGTACGGCATCTGACGCCGCCGGAGTTCTGGGCCCGGGGCATCCCGATCGTCTCCGCGGCCAGGGCCAACGCCGTCCCGGTCGCCGAGTTCGGCCTGGCCCAGATCCTGCTCGGCCTGAAGCAGGTCCATCGCCTCGGTCGCGAGGTGGCGGTCAGCCGCCGTTTCCCGCACAACCCCGTGGTGCCCGGGGGCTACGGTTCCCGCGTGGGCCTGCTCGGCCTGGGCGAGATCGGTCGGCTCGTCGCGGAGCACCTCCGGCACTTCGACGTCGAGGTCCTCGCCTGCGACCCCGTGATCGACCCGGCCGCCGCCCGGATGCTGGGCGTCCGACTGACCGGCATCGAGGACCTGTTCGCGGCGTGTGACGTCGTGAGCGTCCACGCCCCGCTGCTGCCCGAGACCGAAGGTCTCGTGGGCGAACGGCTGATGTCGCTGCTCCCTGAAGGCGCCACCCTGATCAACACGGCCCGTGGTGCGGTTCTGGACGAGCCCGAGGTGATCGGTGTGCTCCGCGCCAGGCCCGACCTCACCGCCGTACTCGATGTGACCTGGCCGGAACCGCCCGACCCCGGTTCGCCGCTGTTCACATTGCCGAACGTCCTGTTGACTCCGCACCTCGCCGGCGCCATGGGCAGGGAACGCGCCCGCCTCGGCGAACTCGTACGCGACGAACTGCGGCGACTGGTACGAGGCGAGCCCCTGCGGCACGCCGTCGAACCGGCCGGGGCCGCGACCCGCGCGTAG
- a CDS encoding sugar ABC transporter substrate-binding protein, translated as MQRTRWIGAGLLASALALTSCTSGPAGVDAEQDSKAELELWTRTTPGGPGEKATLRLVDGFEKATGHKVKVTAIFDDFETKLQQRAAQRKLPDIVMNDVTQLGAMHSQGLLREIDLSKIKSSQDLVEQGLNSGKSVDGKQYGIPYSAQAGALLIRKDWREKLKLRAPQSWDDLAAMAAAFTTRDPDGNGKQDTYGLAAPLSTKRGYASWYFSNFLWAAGGDFITPSGQGKYKPSMSGKESTEAMRWFRALGCDTKVVQPGAVTMDTPPTNETFEAGKAGMFVVGPYLMPRFDKSLGKDKYEVVPMPKGPKDATVLAEGGSVYLMAGSENKAGQDAFAGYAISAEGQKLGMEGEDGSTVQLPVNKTVDVTEVRPDPRWKTYADVYRSSGRYAPSIPNWTPVRQTTAETVNALMADCSLDLGEKLRELDTKLAAILQEQGIAG; from the coding sequence ATGCAGAGAACGCGATGGATCGGTGCGGGTCTTCTCGCCTCGGCGTTGGCCCTGACGAGCTGTACGTCCGGTCCTGCGGGGGTGGACGCGGAGCAGGACTCCAAGGCGGAGCTGGAGCTGTGGACCAGGACGACGCCCGGCGGACCCGGTGAGAAGGCGACGCTGAGGCTGGTCGACGGCTTCGAGAAGGCCACCGGGCACAAGGTGAAGGTCACGGCGATCTTCGACGACTTCGAGACGAAGCTCCAGCAGCGCGCCGCCCAGCGGAAGCTGCCCGACATCGTCATGAACGACGTCACCCAGCTCGGCGCGATGCACAGCCAGGGCCTCCTCCGGGAGATCGACCTGAGCAAGATCAAGAGCAGCCAGGACCTCGTCGAGCAGGGACTGAACTCCGGCAAGAGCGTCGACGGCAAGCAGTACGGCATACCGTACTCCGCCCAGGCCGGCGCCCTCCTCATCCGCAAGGACTGGCGCGAGAAGCTGAAGCTGCGGGCCCCGCAGAGCTGGGACGACCTCGCCGCGATGGCCGCCGCCTTCACCACCCGCGACCCCGACGGCAACGGCAAGCAGGACACCTACGGCCTCGCCGCCCCGCTGTCGACCAAACGCGGCTACGCCTCCTGGTACTTCTCCAACTTCCTCTGGGCCGCCGGGGGAGACTTCATCACCCCGTCGGGCCAGGGGAAGTACAAGCCGTCGATGAGCGGCAAGGAGTCGACGGAGGCCATGCGGTGGTTCCGCGCCCTCGGCTGCGACACGAAGGTCGTCCAGCCCGGCGCCGTCACCATGGACACCCCGCCGACGAACGAGACGTTCGAGGCGGGCAAGGCCGGCATGTTCGTCGTCGGCCCCTACCTCATGCCCCGCTTCGACAAGTCCCTCGGCAAGGACAAGTACGAGGTCGTCCCCATGCCCAAGGGGCCGAAGGACGCCACCGTGCTCGCCGAGGGCGGCTCCGTCTACCTGATGGCCGGTTCGGAGAACAAGGCAGGCCAGGACGCCTTCGCCGGCTACGCCATCTCCGCCGAGGGCCAGAAGCTCGGCATGGAGGGCGAGGACGGCTCCACCGTCCAGCTCCCCGTGAACAAGACGGTGGACGTCACCGAGGTCCGCCCCGACCCGCGCTGGAAGACGTACGCCGACGTCTACCGCTCCTCCGGGCGCTACGCCCCCTCCATCCCCAACTGGACCCCGGTACGCCAGACCACCGCCGAGACCGTCAACGCACTGATGGCCGACTGCTCCCTCGACCTGGGCGAGAAGCTGCGTGAGCTCGACACCAAACTCGCCGCGATCCTCCAGGAGCAGGGAATCGCCGGATGA
- a CDS encoding carbohydrate ABC transporter permease, with translation MTSVDQVKSAAGTATGSTPRAAGGPGSPSATGGSGPPASRRPRNGHVTSRRLRNRRTGTWWTPWLFLAPALILFLYFKFIPMASALTMSFQDVQPYLGNRWVGGENYATVLSSDGFREAAWHTVVLAVGQTLGSMLLGLALALLMEGQGRKLGFVRSAAFLPVVVPIAVVAELWRIMYHPTEDGMLNSLLGLVGFGPSGFINDPDTSMVSIMLTGIWRGAPYDMMIFLAGLAGVDRGLYEAAKVDGASRFQRIRHVTVPGLRAVLTILFILAAIRGLRVFTEVFLLTNGGPDGSTEVVMTVIYKLGLEQNRLGVGAAGAVLLFLATLLLTVGVHLFRRRGNE, from the coding sequence ATGACGAGCGTCGACCAGGTGAAGTCGGCCGCCGGCACGGCGACCGGCTCCACCCCGCGCGCAGCGGGCGGGCCGGGCTCGCCGTCCGCGACAGGAGGAAGCGGGCCGCCCGCCTCCCGCCGCCCGAGGAACGGCCACGTGACGAGCCGTCGCCTCAGGAACCGCCGCACGGGCACGTGGTGGACGCCGTGGCTCTTCCTCGCCCCCGCCCTGATCCTCTTCCTCTACTTCAAGTTCATCCCCATGGCCAGCGCGCTGACCATGTCCTTCCAGGACGTCCAGCCCTACCTCGGCAACCGCTGGGTCGGCGGCGAGAACTACGCCACCGTGCTCTCCTCCGACGGCTTCCGCGAGGCCGCCTGGCACACCGTCGTCCTCGCCGTCGGCCAGACCCTCGGCTCGATGCTCCTCGGCCTCGCCCTCGCCCTCCTCATGGAGGGACAGGGCCGCAAGCTCGGCTTCGTCCGCTCGGCGGCCTTCCTCCCCGTCGTCGTGCCGATCGCGGTCGTGGCCGAACTCTGGCGGATCATGTACCACCCCACCGAGGACGGCATGCTGAACTCCCTCCTCGGCCTGGTGGGGTTCGGCCCGTCGGGATTCATCAACGACCCCGACACCTCCATGGTCTCCATCATGCTCACCGGTATCTGGCGGGGCGCTCCCTACGACATGATGATCTTCCTCGCCGGTCTCGCCGGAGTGGACCGCGGCCTGTACGAGGCCGCCAAGGTCGACGGTGCGTCCAGGTTCCAGCGCATCCGCCATGTGACCGTCCCCGGCCTGCGCGCCGTCCTCACCATCCTCTTCATCCTCGCAGCCATCCGGGGCCTGCGCGTCTTCACCGAGGTCTTCCTGCTCACCAACGGCGGCCCCGACGGCTCGACCGAGGTCGTCATGACCGTCATCTACAAGCTGGGCCTCGAACAGAACCGGCTCGGCGTCGGCGCCGCCGGAGCGGTCCTCCTTTTCCTGGCGACGCTGCTCCTGACGGTCGGCGTCCACCTGTTCCGACGGAGGGGTAACGAATGA
- a CDS encoding carbohydrate ABC transporter permease yields MSAPTETALGLTESRSAGGRVLKVATYLLVLIVFAGPLLALLVSAFNHVKDPTQLSVVPSDPTVDNFTVAFDQGVLKYLLNSFFVVGFGLLLQVAVSVLAGYALARKRFRGMTLVFVAILATLMLPEEILAIPLSVILADLPVVHINLIGSLAGMIVPVGAWAFSILVMTEFMKEVPKELEEAARIDGAGDLRIFAQIILPMCKPALGVIGVFGFTMIWDQYLLPLLVATDSSSYTLPLALRTLRVDPLVTPGVVMAASLLALLPSVIVFLFFQRSFVHGLSSGALKG; encoded by the coding sequence ATGAGCGCGCCGACCGAGACCGCGCTGGGCCTCACCGAGAGCCGGAGCGCAGGCGGCCGCGTCCTGAAGGTCGCCACGTACCTCCTTGTCCTCATCGTGTTCGCGGGACCGCTGCTCGCCCTGCTCGTCAGCGCGTTCAACCACGTCAAGGACCCCACCCAGCTCAGCGTCGTCCCGTCCGACCCGACCGTCGACAACTTCACCGTCGCCTTCGACCAGGGCGTCCTGAAGTACCTCCTCAACTCGTTCTTCGTCGTCGGCTTCGGGCTGCTGCTCCAGGTCGCCGTCTCCGTCCTCGCGGGCTACGCCCTGGCCAGGAAGCGGTTCCGGGGGATGACGCTGGTGTTCGTCGCGATCCTGGCGACGCTGATGCTGCCCGAGGAGATCCTGGCCATCCCGCTCTCCGTGATCCTCGCCGACCTGCCGGTCGTCCACATCAATCTGATCGGCTCCCTCGCCGGCATGATCGTCCCCGTCGGCGCCTGGGCGTTCTCCATCCTCGTCATGACCGAGTTCATGAAGGAGGTCCCCAAGGAACTGGAGGAGGCCGCACGCATCGACGGCGCCGGAGACCTGCGGATCTTCGCCCAGATCATCCTCCCCATGTGCAAGCCCGCGCTCGGCGTCATCGGCGTCTTCGGTTTCACCATGATCTGGGACCAGTACCTGCTGCCCCTGCTCGTGGCCACCGACTCCTCCTCGTACACCCTGCCGCTGGCCCTGCGCACGCTGCGGGTCGACCCCCTCGTCACCCCCGGCGTGGTGATGGCCGCGTCGCTGCTCGCCCTGCTGCCGTCCGTCATCGTCTTCCTCTTCTTCCAGCGCTCCTTCGTCCACGGTCTGTCCAGCGGTGCCCTCAAGGGGTGA
- a CDS encoding 5-dehydro-4-deoxyglucarate dehydratase: MIPSGLMSFPLTPFTPDDEVNTGVFADHIEDQLAHDPAALFVACGTGEYSSLSAPEYAEVVRHAVRVVAGRVPVFAGAGGGLGNAKAAVAAASDAGADGILLLPPYLVGGTEDGYLAYVESAARSGLLPVLVYRRGLARIAVSTALRLLSVPQVAGIKEGNGDLDLMARMVTAVRTSGHPRAETFAFLNGLPTAEVSAGACRAIGIRDYSSAVLCFAPDIARAFHTAFTTGDTATTGRLLAEFYLPLTELRDQVPGYAVSLVKAGARLRSLDVGHVRAPLVDASPDHVDQLRDLLDRGRRALANIPGAGARSTVAVGS; this comes from the coding sequence GTGATCCCGTCCGGCCTGATGTCCTTCCCGCTCACGCCGTTCACCCCCGACGACGAGGTGAACACCGGCGTGTTCGCCGACCACATCGAGGACCAGCTCGCCCACGACCCGGCCGCGCTCTTCGTCGCCTGCGGCACGGGGGAGTACTCCTCCCTCAGCGCCCCCGAGTACGCCGAGGTCGTGCGGCACGCCGTACGCGTCGTCGCCGGCCGCGTGCCCGTCTTCGCCGGCGCCGGCGGAGGCCTCGGCAACGCCAAGGCCGCGGTCGCCGCCGCGTCGGACGCGGGCGCCGACGGGATCCTGCTGCTGCCCCCGTACCTCGTCGGCGGCACCGAGGACGGCTACCTCGCGTACGTGGAGTCCGCCGCACGCTCCGGCCTCCTCCCCGTCCTCGTGTACCGGCGCGGCCTGGCCAGAATCGCCGTGTCCACCGCGCTGCGCCTGCTCTCCGTGCCCCAGGTCGCCGGGATCAAGGAAGGCAACGGCGACCTGGACCTGATGGCGCGCATGGTCACCGCCGTACGCACCAGCGGCCACCCCCGAGCCGAGACCTTCGCCTTCCTCAACGGCCTCCCCACCGCCGAGGTCAGCGCGGGAGCCTGCCGGGCCATCGGAATCCGCGACTACTCCTCCGCCGTCCTGTGCTTCGCCCCCGACATCGCCCGCGCCTTCCACACGGCCTTCACGACCGGCGACACCGCCACCACCGGCCGCCTCCTCGCCGAGTTCTACCTGCCGCTGACCGAGCTCCGCGACCAGGTCCCCGGCTATGCCGTCTCCCTCGTCAAGGCCGGAGCCCGTCTGCGCTCGCTCGACGTCGGCCACGTCAGAGCGCCCCTCGTGGACGCCTCCCCGGACCACGTCGACCAGCTGCGGGACCTGCTCGACCGGGGACGGCGCGCCCTCGCGAACATTCCCGGCGCCGGGGCCAGGAGCACCGTGGCGGTGGGGTCGTGA
- a CDS encoding enolase C-terminal domain-like protein: protein MKVTSVVVTPVAFADPPLLNAVGVHEPYALRAVVEVRTDTGAYGLGESYGDSAHLELLYGVADVLPGLDPFDLNELSRRVVDAVGGRVARDAHGLIGDGGAAKTLASVTSPFEVACHDLQGKHLGRPVSDLLGGATRDRIDFCGYLFAKWAAHPGHEPDEWGPALDPAGLVAQARLLADRFGFRSFKLKGGVLPPDEEVAVIRALREAFPNHPLRLDPNASWDPATAARVADELAGVLEYLEDPVAGIPAMADLARVAPMPLATNMCVVTWEHLTEAVPARAVGVLLGDHHFWGGLKATQHLATCCHHFGIGMSMHSNSHLGISLAAMVHLAAATPALTHDLDTHWPWKRPEDDVVTTPWSFVDGAITVPRAPGLGVELDRDALARLHEQYLACGLTRRDDSGYLARVAPDVRLREDVHEPA from the coding sequence GTGAAGGTCACCTCCGTCGTCGTCACCCCCGTCGCCTTCGCCGACCCGCCGCTGCTCAACGCCGTCGGCGTCCACGAGCCGTACGCCCTGCGCGCGGTGGTGGAGGTCAGGACCGACACCGGCGCGTACGGCCTGGGCGAGAGCTACGGCGACTCCGCCCACCTCGAACTGCTGTACGGCGTCGCCGACGTGCTGCCCGGCCTCGACCCCTTCGACCTCAACGAACTGTCCCGGAGGGTGGTCGACGCCGTCGGCGGGCGGGTCGCCCGCGACGCCCACGGCCTCATCGGGGACGGCGGGGCGGCCAAGACGCTCGCGAGCGTCACCTCCCCGTTCGAGGTCGCCTGCCACGACCTCCAGGGCAAACACCTCGGCAGGCCCGTGTCCGACCTCCTCGGCGGCGCCACCCGCGACCGGATCGACTTCTGCGGCTATCTGTTCGCCAAGTGGGCCGCGCACCCGGGCCACGAGCCGGACGAGTGGGGGCCGGCCCTCGACCCCGCCGGACTCGTGGCGCAGGCCCGGCTCCTGGCAGACCGGTTCGGCTTCCGCTCGTTCAAGCTCAAGGGCGGCGTACTCCCTCCGGACGAGGAGGTCGCCGTGATCCGGGCCCTGCGCGAGGCGTTCCCGAACCATCCGCTCCGCCTCGACCCCAACGCGAGCTGGGACCCGGCGACCGCCGCCCGGGTGGCGGACGAGCTGGCAGGCGTACTGGAGTACCTGGAGGACCCGGTCGCCGGCATCCCCGCGATGGCGGACCTCGCCCGCGTCGCCCCGATGCCGCTGGCCACCAACATGTGCGTGGTCACCTGGGAGCACCTCACCGAGGCCGTCCCCGCGCGGGCCGTCGGCGTCCTCCTCGGCGACCACCACTTCTGGGGCGGCCTCAAGGCCACCCAGCATCTCGCGACCTGCTGCCACCACTTCGGCATCGGGATGTCCATGCACTCCAACTCCCACCTCGGCATCAGCCTCGCCGCGATGGTCCACCTCGCCGCGGCCACCCCCGCCCTCACCCACGACCTGGACACCCACTGGCCCTGGAAACGGCCCGAGGACGACGTCGTCACCACGCCCTGGAGCTTCGTCGACGGCGCGATCACCGTCCCGCGCGCACCCGGTCTCGGCGTCGAGCTGGACCGCGACGCGCTGGCCCGACTGCACGAGCAGTACCTGGCGTGCGGTCTGACCCGCCGCGACGACAGCGGCTACCTGGCCCGCGTCGCCCCTGACGTACGCCTCCGCGAAGACGTCCACGAGCCGGCCTGA